From the Oxobacter pfennigii genome, one window contains:
- a CDS encoding DUF58 domain-containing protein, protein MLKVNINFVLILGIFIAFALIEGGSLPYIACYGMLSIFLLSLLHIIVLKLLIFVQIKQDEKVKETGDSVKYTIIIKNKAFLPIPYITMENRGKSIGKENKSLIDDTAGNDITIESEIRIFTRGIYDIGNMNLKIMDIFRVFQIQKNVNLKAEIKIYPKIFNIINTDFKGSDGPRKFIDILKSSEDIYAIKDIQKYKPGDSLRRIHWKVSAKQGELYVKKPERVSGYRISVFLDMNRDNMKLDYKGLEEERIIDFCASLVNYLLINDIKVRIHVNASKPYEFDINTRESFNFFMEFLLMQKSDGTKKLEEFIYENLFKQDNQSASLVICHGIANSMASTLIKMYNSGYSIYVFYKSDHIETMQNISKLENSNIECFNSCEIIEGKNSTGGFVEEDVRESV, encoded by the coding sequence ATGCTTAAGGTAAATATAAACTTTGTACTTATCCTTGGGATTTTTATTGCCTTTGCTCTGATAGAAGGCGGCAGCCTGCCGTATATAGCCTGCTACGGCATGCTTTCAATCTTCCTGCTGAGTTTATTGCATATCATCGTTTTAAAGCTGCTCATATTTGTGCAAATCAAACAGGATGAAAAGGTGAAGGAAACAGGAGACAGCGTTAAATATACCATCATAATAAAAAATAAGGCTTTTCTTCCCATACCTTATATAACAATGGAAAACCGTGGCAAGAGCATTGGAAAAGAAAATAAAAGCCTTATAGATGATACAGCGGGAAATGATATAACCATTGAAAGTGAAATAAGGATTTTCACAAGAGGAATTTATGATATAGGAAATATGAATTTAAAGATAATGGATATTTTCAGAGTATTTCAAATACAAAAAAATGTGAATTTAAAGGCGGAAATAAAAATATACCCTAAGATATTTAATATCATCAATACGGATTTTAAGGGCAGTGACGGCCCCAGGAAATTTATTGATATTTTAAAGAGCAGCGAAGACATTTATGCCATAAAAGATATTCAAAAATATAAACCGGGAGACAGCTTGAGAAGAATACACTGGAAGGTCAGTGCAAAGCAGGGAGAACTTTATGTAAAAAAGCCTGAAAGAGTTTCCGGATACCGAATTTCAGTTTTCCTAGATATGAATAGGGACAATATGAAGCTGGATTACAAGGGCCTGGAAGAAGAACGTATAATAGATTTTTGTGCCTCCCTTGTTAACTACTTACTTATTAATGATATAAAGGTCAGAATACATGTAAATGCATCAAAGCCCTATGAATTTGATATTAATACCAGGGAAAGTTTTAATTTCTTTATGGAATTTCTGCTTATGCAAAAAAGCGACGGAACAAAGAAACTTGAAGAATTCATATATGAAAATTTATTTAAGCAGGATAATCAAAGCGCATCACTTGTAATCTGCCACGGTATAGCTAACAGTATGGCAAGTACATTAATAAAGATGTACAATTCAGGCTATAGCATTTATGTGTTTTATAAATCCGATCATATTGAAACCATGCAAAATATAAGCAAGCTTGAGAATTCGAATATTGAATGCTTCAATTCCTGCGAAATTATAGAAGGGAAAAATTCAACAGGTGGTTTTGTTGAAGAGGATGTCAGAGAAAGTGTTTAA
- a CDS encoding MFS transporter, translating into MEEKKAINMNEDKTTWYSWVIAILCLLIFAANFNARNVWTVSITKAAPDLGITMAQAGGMMSAFYVGYVVSNFFSGIIIDNIGTKVTLALATILTGVFTWVIPYSSNYWVILILRVLAGIASGPFFAGMTKMNLGWFSSKTRATAFAIIMSGASLSGVFNGAIFAPMVNNQGWKYAFVVASISTIILGVIFFFLAKERGLAKAVKKPGGSLTAEEKAANMKGAMDILKSKQFVLGTIVSTIGVATMNGLNTFTIPFLMTNYSLSLPVAGSITAAAAGIMLFIPTLGGIATDIINDRKHTCLFTQVMNVIGTIALLLTSNVSILWGIMMARGVIGLFGNNNNVMQTERSKGPYAGTVLGIYNAISQLGSVIMPVLLGVILDMTQNYAAVLLTVAGFQAVGAICVWMQRDPISKQKPAAAAKAS; encoded by the coding sequence ATGGAAGAAAAAAAAGCGATAAATATGAACGAGGATAAGACAACGTGGTATAGCTGGGTTATTGCAATTTTATGCCTTCTAATTTTTGCTGCCAATTTTAATGCCCGCAATGTATGGACGGTTTCCATAACAAAAGCTGCTCCAGATTTGGGAATCACCATGGCTCAGGCCGGAGGAATGATGTCTGCCTTCTATGTAGGTTACGTTGTTTCCAATTTCTTTTCAGGTATTATAATTGACAACATAGGAACAAAGGTGACATTGGCTTTAGCTACGATATTGACAGGTGTATTTACCTGGGTAATACCATATTCCTCAAATTACTGGGTAATTTTGATTCTAAGAGTTCTTGCCGGTATAGCCAGCGGCCCCTTCTTTGCCGGTATGACCAAGATGAATTTAGGCTGGTTTTCTTCAAAAACAAGAGCCACAGCCTTTGCTATTATAATGTCGGGAGCGTCCTTAAGCGGCGTATTCAACGGGGCGATTTTTGCACCCATGGTTAATAATCAGGGCTGGAAATACGCATTCGTGGTGGCATCCATTTCCACCATCATCTTAGGTGTTATATTTTTCTTCTTGGCAAAGGAAAGAGGCCTGGCAAAAGCCGTCAAAAAACCCGGCGGAAGCTTGACTGCTGAAGAAAAAGCAGCTAATATGAAAGGCGCTATGGATATTTTAAAGTCCAAACAGTTCGTATTGGGAACCATAGTATCTACCATAGGCGTTGCAACCATGAACGGACTTAATACATTTACCATCCCCTTCTTAATGACCAACTACAGCCTCTCATTGCCGGTAGCCGGTTCTATTACAGCTGCCGCTGCAGGTATAATGCTGTTTATACCTACTTTAGGCGGAATAGCTACAGATATTATAAATGATAGAAAGCACACCTGTCTTTTCACCCAGGTAATGAACGTGATAGGGACCATAGCCCTGCTTTTGACATCAAACGTCTCCATCCTGTGGGGAATAATGATGGCGAGAGGTGTAATAGGCTTATTCGGAAACAACAACAACGTTATGCAGACTGAGAGATCCAAAGGTCCTTATGCCGGAACAGTTTTGGGCATATATAATGCTATAAGCCAGCTGGGCTCGGTGATAATGCCGGTGCTTCTGGGAGTTATACTGGATATGACTCAAAATTATGCGGCAGTTTTGTTGACAGTTGCAGGCTTCCAGGCAGTAGGTGCCATATGCGTATGGATGCAAAGAGACCCAATAAGCAAGCAGAAGCCTGCGGCTGCAGCAAAGGCAAGCTGA
- a CDS encoding SLC13 family permease — protein sequence MKKSQVFGLILSILVLIVMNFIPTTELFTVPGRNTLGILVALLILIITEPIPLGVSCMLSTALLVIFGAAPNLGVALSGYTNPIVFFVLVSFGISAAITKVPISKRLLQTLITVFGKNVKLVLFALMVCAAIISSVLSNVATTVIFIALILDFLKIYKNPEDKKRTGKAFMIGLPVASMLGGMMTPAGSSLNLLVLNLLEQQTQLRVTFVEWMVFGIPIVLVTLPIAWLLIVKIYKPVEIPQIEIKKYVDNLDVPKKIDFSEAYVMVVFAAMFILWVLSSWYPVFNVTLVTIVGFGFLFVPKIAILTWDEFIKSISWPAFFLVASVISVGNLLVTNGVSKWISTAVFPTSINLPSFGLVFVVALIVFLMLIIVPVAPALIPMLAPPLIILANNAGVSPIITMMTLGLTVCNCFFLPIDTVPLLTYLTGYYEMWEMPKSTLILQVIIAVVVAIWVPITIGILGLA from the coding sequence ATGAAAAAATCACAAGTTTTTGGACTCATTTTATCGATCCTGGTTTTAATTGTAATGAATTTTATACCAACTACAGAACTATTCACAGTACCCGGAAGAAATACATTAGGAATACTCGTTGCATTGCTCATACTAATCATTACAGAGCCCATTCCTCTTGGTGTATCCTGTATGCTCAGCACCGCTTTATTGGTAATTTTCGGGGCGGCGCCAAATCTTGGTGTTGCTTTAAGCGGATATACTAATCCAATAGTCTTTTTCGTACTTGTTTCTTTTGGGATATCTGCAGCTATTACAAAGGTTCCTATTTCTAAGAGATTGCTTCAGACTCTTATCACTGTTTTCGGTAAAAATGTAAAATTGGTTTTATTTGCTTTAATGGTTTGTGCCGCTATAATTTCTTCAGTTTTATCAAATGTTGCCACAACAGTTATATTTATCGCATTAATCCTTGACTTCCTTAAAATTTATAAAAATCCTGAAGATAAAAAAAGAACAGGCAAAGCATTTATGATAGGACTCCCTGTTGCAAGTATGCTGGGAGGTATGATGACACCTGCAGGTTCTTCATTAAACCTGTTGGTACTTAACCTTTTAGAACAGCAGACACAGTTAAGGGTAACATTCGTAGAATGGATGGTATTCGGAATCCCCATTGTATTAGTTACATTGCCCATTGCCTGGTTATTAATAGTAAAAATATATAAACCCGTTGAAATTCCTCAGATTGAGATAAAGAAATATGTAGATAATCTGGATGTCCCTAAAAAGATAGATTTCAGCGAAGCTTATGTTATGGTGGTATTTGCAGCGATGTTCATATTATGGGTACTGAGTTCATGGTATCCTGTATTCAACGTAACATTAGTTACTATTGTAGGCTTTGGTTTCTTATTCGTACCAAAGATTGCAATACTTACATGGGATGAATTCATAAAGAGCATCAGCTGGCCCGCATTCTTCTTAGTTGCCAGCGTTATATCAGTAGGTAACTTATTGGTTACAAACGGAGTAAGCAAATGGATATCAACAGCCGTATTCCCGACATCAATCAACCTTCCATCCTTCGGACTGGTATTCGTGGTAGCCCTAATCGTATTCTTGATGCTTATAATAGTTCCTGTTGCACCGGCACTTATACCAATGCTTGCACCGCCCCTTATAATATTGGCTAACAATGCAGGCGTGTCACCCATAATTACAATGATGACTCTTGGCCTTACTGTATGTAACTGCTTCTTCCTGCCAATTGATACGGTACCGCTTCTCACATACCTGACAGGATATTACGAAATGTGGGAAATGCCAAAATCAACTCTTATACTGCAGGTAATTATAGCAGTAGTAGTTGCAATATGGGTACCTATTACAATAGGCATTTTAGGCCTGGCATAA
- a CDS encoding AAA family ATPase, translated as MQKLIDDLARCIEKAILGKAEVIYDILKCLIAGGHVLIEDVPGVGKTTLVKALAKTLSLNYNRIQFTPDLLPSDITGVSIYNRNSDRFEFIKGPIFSNIILADEINRASPKTQSALLEVMEESQVTEGNNTYSMDMPFMVLATQNPVEHEGTYMLPAAQLDRFMMKVKIGYADEESESRILQLYGSHDPLEGIWPRAGAEDIIYLQKSSREVFASKEITDYIIRIVNATRENKNTALGASTRAALSMLKVAKAAALMEGRDYVVPQDVWDNGVSVLSHRVSLKPSAIVENLTGETIIQDILKRLPVPRVMKHA; from the coding sequence ATGCAAAAATTAATTGATGATCTGGCTCGATGCATAGAAAAGGCTATATTAGGAAAGGCAGAGGTAATATATGATATTCTAAAATGCCTTATTGCCGGCGGCCACGTGCTTATAGAAGATGTTCCGGGAGTGGGTAAAACTACCCTGGTAAAAGCCCTGGCAAAAACCCTTAGCCTTAATTACAACAGAATACAATTTACACCGGATTTACTGCCATCGGACATTACGGGTGTTTCTATATATAACAGAAACAGCGACAGGTTTGAATTTATCAAAGGGCCTATCTTTTCCAATATAATTCTCGCCGACGAAATAAACAGAGCATCTCCCAAAACCCAATCAGCCCTGTTGGAAGTTATGGAAGAGTCCCAGGTTACAGAAGGAAATAATACATACAGTATGGATATGCCTTTTATGGTACTTGCCACTCAAAACCCTGTAGAGCACGAAGGAACCTATATGTTGCCGGCAGCACAGCTCGATCGTTTCATGATGAAGGTCAAGATAGGATATGCTGATGAGGAAAGTGAATCTAGAATATTGCAGCTTTATGGCTCCCATGATCCATTAGAAGGAATATGGCCCCGTGCGGGCGCCGAGGATATTATATATCTGCAGAAGTCCTCTCGTGAAGTCTTTGCATCAAAAGAAATAACCGATTATATTATAAGAATTGTGAATGCAACAAGAGAAAATAAAAACACAGCCTTAGGCGCCAGCACAAGAGCAGCTCTGTCCATGTTGAAAGTTGCAAAAGCTGCTGCTCTGATGGAGGGACGGGATTATGTAGTTCCCCAGGATGTATGGGATAATGGAGTTTCTGTTTTAAGCCACAGAGTAAGTTTAAAACCTTCGGCGATAGTCGAGAACCTGACAGGCGAGACCATAATACAGGATATTTTAAAAAGGCTTCCTGTGCCGAGGGTGATGAAACATGCTTAA
- a CDS encoding transglutaminaseTgpA domain-containing protein, which translates to MSEKVFNKYKSLIFYRINDIFLFFTVILIIRIMEKSYMILNVNYIFVIFLYIAGYLLYGLLNFIMRKFSLTLLLSGCYIMFLLFFSFLKKDHLSFIQNVFITSYYNIDRSLRLYNATEFWDYIPYFLITVPFFTAVFVFLLKKKKVIFLIAFVLIFLMRLWYTGYGSGKDKYFLLSLFLCTAFYGINTYTARAAHSQKEEFFISAKRGRIVAFVIVISFTVTYLCYLLLNNLGSESYIQSFNKLKMENNFLRGIINDNTYNLSTSGFSTNDKKLGGQIKPDDSVAFRVEADGQYYLKGRVLDYYDGFTWKKSSENYEDIRNKPIERNYRDWLWYFMRQGYSRSNSNQRYLIDSKVLAIFPDKLITSTVFTPNNTYDAAVHEAVIGADDTGSFITLNRFGIDDPYSVYFTWSRMNIENFSKLYDTGLDIRYLYDEEYYENNIKTAYGKYLQVPDNISPEVYSLVEEITKDGITASDKVYKIYKYLYETYPYSMDVSDVPEGQEFIDYFLFTEKKGYCVYFATAAAIFLRIAGIPARYVEGFNMGDVKDEGGMYVVTNSMAHAWTEVLLIPEANYWTILDCTPPRQAFIENVTFEALKTYETQDTAAAAPEVYKSQNNMDNSPLAIEDQESTGAPVSFELSGLIIYPLLGAVLLYIMSSFIIFNLIKITALNSKSVIPIYNYAKKRLKVIGFDSSIYFDDINWADSIEDSELKNIVKEMLAASNEEYFGKREIKGFNKKEIYGALEGYMKKKQNIVIYYLRKYFEL; encoded by the coding sequence ATGTCAGAGAAAGTGTTTAATAAATATAAGTCCCTCATTTTTTACAGAATAAATGATATATTCTTGTTTTTTACCGTAATCCTTATTATAAGGATAATGGAGAAAAGCTATATGATTTTAAACGTGAATTACATTTTCGTAATATTCCTCTACATTGCAGGGTACCTGCTGTATGGCCTACTTAACTTTATCATGCGCAAGTTTTCACTGACGCTTTTATTATCAGGATGCTATATCATGTTCCTTCTCTTCTTTTCCTTTTTAAAAAAGGACCACCTTTCTTTTATTCAAAATGTGTTTATAACTAGCTATTATAATATTGACAGGTCATTAAGGCTGTATAATGCCACTGAATTCTGGGACTATATACCTTACTTTTTAATTACCGTCCCTTTCTTTACGGCTGTTTTTGTTTTTTTATTGAAAAAGAAAAAGGTGATTTTTTTAATTGCATTCGTGCTTATATTTCTGATGCGCCTGTGGTACACGGGTTATGGCAGCGGTAAGGATAAGTATTTTTTACTATCCCTGTTTTTGTGCACAGCATTTTATGGCATAAATACTTATACTGCAAGGGCAGCGCATTCTCAAAAAGAAGAGTTTTTTATATCTGCAAAAAGGGGAAGAATAGTGGCCTTTGTTATTGTAATATCCTTTACAGTGACATATTTATGTTATTTATTGCTGAATAATTTAGGAAGTGAAAGCTATATACAGTCTTTCAACAAGCTTAAGATGGAAAACAATTTTTTAAGAGGAATTATAAATGACAACACTTATAATTTGAGCACTTCGGGGTTTTCCACCAACGATAAAAAATTAGGAGGCCAAATTAAGCCGGATGACAGCGTGGCTTTTCGGGTGGAGGCTGACGGACAGTATTATTTAAAGGGCAGGGTATTGGATTATTATGATGGTTTTACATGGAAAAAAAGCAGCGAAAACTATGAGGATATAAGAAATAAGCCCATAGAAAGAAATTACCGGGATTGGTTATGGTATTTTATGCGGCAGGGATACTCAAGGAGTAACAGCAATCAAAGATATTTGATTGACAGCAAAGTTCTGGCCATTTTCCCTGATAAGCTAATAACCTCCACTGTTTTTACACCCAATAATACTTATGATGCTGCAGTGCATGAGGCTGTTATAGGTGCTGATGACACAGGAAGCTTCATAACCTTAAACAGGTTTGGCATAGATGATCCTTACTCTGTATACTTTACCTGGAGCAGGATGAATATTGAAAACTTTTCAAAGCTTTATGATACAGGCTTAGATATAAGGTATTTATACGATGAAGAGTATTATGAAAATAACATAAAGACAGCATACGGAAAATACCTTCAGGTTCCTGATAATATATCACCCGAAGTTTACAGCCTGGTAGAGGAAATAACAAAGGACGGCATAACCGCCTCAGATAAAGTATATAAAATATATAAGTATTTGTATGAAACTTACCCCTATTCCATGGATGTATCGGATGTTCCGGAAGGTCAGGAATTTATAGATTACTTTCTTTTTACGGAAAAAAAGGGTTACTGCGTATATTTTGCAACAGCTGCTGCTATTTTCTTAAGGATAGCCGGCATTCCCGCAAGATATGTTGAAGGCTTTAATATGGGGGATGTAAAGGATGAAGGGGGCATGTATGTTGTCACAAACAGCATGGCCCATGCTTGGACAGAGGTTTTGCTGATACCTGAAGCAAATTACTGGACAATTTTAGATTGTACGCCGCCAAGGCAGGCATTCATTGAGAACGTAACTTTTGAAGCGCTGAAGACATATGAAACACAAGATACTGCTGCTGCGGCACCGGAGGTTTATAAGAGCCAAAATAATATGGATAACAGCCCTCTTGCAATTGAGGATCAGGAGAGCACCGGTGCTCCGGTATCCTTTGAATTGTCAGGGCTTATAATATATCCTTTGCTGGGCGCGGTATTATTATATATAATGTCAAGCTTCATCATTTTTAACCTTATTAAAATAACTGCCCTTAATTCCAAAAGTGTAATACCCATATATAATTACGCCAAGAAAAGGCTTAAGGTTATAGGCTTTGACTCAAGCATATATTTTGATGATATAAACTGGGCGGACAGTATCGAGGATAGTGAGCTTAAAAATATTGTGAAAGAAATGCTTGCTGCCTCAAATGAAGAGTATTTCGGAAAAAGAGAGATAAAGGGTTTTAACAAGAAGGAGATTTACGGAGCCCTTGAAGGGTATATGAAGAAAAAGCAAAATATTGTTATATATTATTTAAGAAAATATTTTGAACTATAG